In one window of Aphidius gifuensis isolate YNYX2018 linkage group LG4, ASM1490517v1, whole genome shotgun sequence DNA:
- the LOC122855168 gene encoding serine-rich adhesin for platelets-like isoform X2 encodes MYYWKTGGMAFALWLAILLAGLEYGNAEQRVVCYYTNWSVYRPGTAKYSPQNINPYLCTHLIYAFGGFTKENTLKPFDKYQDIEKGGYAKFTGLKTYNKNLKTMLAIGGWNEGSSRFSSMVADPNRRKELVKNSVKFLRQNHFDGLDLDWEYPSFRDGGKPRDKNNYADLVQELREEFERESSKTGRPRLLLSMAIPAGIEYLEKGYDLPKLNEYLDFFNLLSYDYHSAFEPSVNHHAPLYGLEEDNEYNFDAELTIDFTMNYLLKHDVSSDKIVLGIPTYGRSYTLINDESTEIGSPAEGPGEEGDATREKGYLAYYEICENIDKSNDWEVVQPNSKAMGPYAFKGNQWVGYDDENIVRIKALYAIEKKLGGIMFWSIDNDDFRGKCHGRPYPLIEAAKETLLTGNIKGNQSVQKTKTIVNQKKIKNQTNNKQTDDEEIVNRKSNSNQKKSNKIHPTRKRIVSRPNDNKAKSRDRGQIDQHDNSDSDEQVNDKSNKNHVKTRTRSRSSNRRKEQKKNEQAESSDSNKLTTPEPPTTPDPGSDFKCEDEGFFSHPRDCKKYFWCLDSGPGGLGVVAHAFTCPSGLVFNKAADSCDYPRNVICPKANTAATTTTTTTKAPTTRRTTTTTPESISNEEEEDDEELEDDDINTAEEIDDEVPVSTTSKPHQYKTINRSRPTTTSSTTTTDATTTTETQTITTIPSRILKTNEKEFNFEDEEDPRVIKELIDLIKKAGGLEQLEKQLNYQGKDKAEGNDKMTPATITRSLYERVLSRQATRFSGSFGVTSPRTTTTTKLNTVQNAPGNSQFEGLDDIPEVKSRRRIGKPQYVTIERQKTTTVYDNSDDEKEDTISDEKQQDNDDVASTDDSEISNLPDHIENQSSTKKVSPSYVNIRRSRPTTPANENDLDGRNESRDETPSKFLSQERYDNIESEDSISKEEEEEVMSKEQPVQKSRYKNTHNFRSTTLKSSESSVEDIKPVNESPIESTSLEPEISKNQFISIVQSTTIPTSSTEEFILTSMDSSEEKISVTEPSVQLVDNSVTEILLTTLPVLASTKSTTLFKSSTSPVNPSRPYGVSRRGRPTTTTSTTIQPSYTESSRTKVKQKSHELPTLKQLIGEFIYTDNNVAISNITAATSGTTSSPIYQNNNDLNDVPSVKLNEEKKLQISHDAKNYFSNKNNHGKKVPVKILGFGDSESDNNHQFAFLNLPDGVLIPNSKKNILRIQVLEQDDNEEDSGFNKIENYRVSKSRRLLNDSKPRKRGLRDNINTEETVKQNVSRRRVTSKIYTVENKDLNETSSTDDSITTLKPTKNSTTLTTAMRINRGFFVTKNIDEITMITMAPTTIDSLNLSSNFVTTEIPYTSESIINDELNFTTKFDDLTTKKTSAGSTLESSDDMKTTTNFAETDEASTISTTRRDQVTDVPLETLMMKYFDETTITPSSQENNVIISSEKSTEFPTNESLEKLSSITTEKNSADDKTTMIFETTTTAMPSSKFTNEEISIIKTTELSSNADNELNSLHHDQIKIEKSTEIPTTAEPTEMATSNVSTMLVTKKIDTSTTTEINQIKTLIDIKEGESSTTESGSSTSTHIEQSQINIGSRSRSRGRVRFQEGPKIKDTSRSQRPSSRQSFRQRSSLSKTPNNTNQTIEIPVLIQESSPIKQVNNSTKKISFHNKRRNSTSRSRVQTSSTTMQSFTTDISQLDINNNTKSKEDNAPIDDQNIAESSYSEGVIIQEIPTFIKNNRVLLRRPASLIRPSASPIKIGHTLDERFSSRIDARKTDKYFDENSRVQELADPSTVTSTFQTGKDTSTRERDDQKSQFIETIFVPTEPTIIMRTTTSSPKPIRQRQKTIDAFDKINQPLKPRQAAIIDYDYYVDEDSKLSLKPELKNKIYITPVGRIGCLDQGTFAHPTSCKKFITCTQMANKKITPTEYTCPANLSFDPVGGICNWSAGIGCNNH; translated from the exons atgtattattgg aAAACTGGAGGAATGGCGTTTGCTCTTTGGCTAGCAATCTTGTTGGCTGGCCTTGAATATG GCAACGCTGAGCAAAGAGTGGTTTGTTATTATACAAATTGGTCAGTATACAGACCTGGAACAGCAAAATATTCACCACAAAATATTAATCCATATTTATGCACACATCTTATTTATGCATTTGGTGGTTTTACTAAAGAAAATACACTAAAAccatttgataaatatcaagatattgaaaaag GTGGTTATGCAAAGTTTACTGGTCTcaaaacatataataaaaatttaaaaacaatgctAGCAATTGGCGGTTGGAATGAAGGTTCAAGTAGATTTTCATCAATGGTTGCTGATCCAAATCGTCGTAAAGAACTTGTTAAAAATTCCGTAAAATTTTTACGACAAAATCATTTTGATGGTCTTGATCTTGATTGGGAATATCCATCATTTAGAGATGGAGGAAAACcaagagataaaaataattatgctgATCTTGTACAAGAACTTCGTGAAGAATTTGAACGTGAATCATCAAAAACTGGTAGACCAAGATTATTACTATCAATGGCAATACCAGCTGGAATTGAATATCTTGAAAAAGGATATGATTtaccaaaattaaatgaatatttagatttttttaatttactatcaTATGATTATCATTCAGCATTTGAACCATCAGTTAATCATCATGCTCCATTATATGGTTTGGAAGAAGATAACGAGTATAATTTTGATGCTGAATTGACAATTGATTttacaatgaattatttattaaaacatgaTGTATCATCAGATAAAATTGTATTGGGTATACCAACATATGGTAGATCATAtacattaataaatgatgaatcaaCTGAAATTGGTTCACCAGCTGAAGGACCAGGTGAAGAAGGTGATGCAACAAGAGAAAAAGGTTATCTTGCTTATTATGAAATAtgtgaaaatattgataaatcaaatgattGGGAAGTTGTACAGCCAAATTCAAAAGCCATGGGACCATATGCATTTAAAGGTAATCAATGGGTTGgttatgatgatgaaaatattgtacGTATTAAAGCATTATatgctattgaaaaaaaacttggtggTATTATGTTTTGGtcaattgataatgatgattttcgTGGTAAATGTCATGGTAGACCATATCCACTTATTGAAGCTGCTAAAGAAACATTATTAACTGGTAATATTAAAGGTAATCAATCAgttcaaaaaactaaaacaattgttaatcaaaaaaaaattaaaaatcaaacaaataataaacagactgatgatgaagaaattgTAAATCGTAAATCAAATTCAAATCAAAAGAAATCTAATAAAATTCATCcaacaagaaaaagaattgTATCAAGaccaaatgataataaagctAAATCACGTGATAGAGGTCAAATTGATCAACATGATAATTCTGATAGTGATGAACAAGTCAATGataagtcaaataaaaatcatgtaaaAACAAGAACAAGAAGTCGTTCAAGTAATCGTAGAaaagaacagaaaaaaaatgaacaagcTGAGTCATCAGatagtaataaattaacaactcCAGAACCACCAACAACACCTGATCCTGGAAgtg ATTTCAAATGTGAAGATGAAGGATTTTTTTCACATCCTCgagattgtaaaaaatatttttggtgTTTAGATAGTGGTCCTGGAGGTTTAGGTGTTGTTGCACATGCATTTACTTGTCCATcag gacTTGTTTTTAACAAGGCAGCAGATTCTTGTGATTATCCAAGAAATGTTATATGCCCCAAGGCCAATACTGCAGCgacaacaacgacaacaacaacaaaagcaCCAACAACACGTcgtacaacaacaacaacacctgAATCAATATCAaacgaagaagaagaagatgatgaagaactTGAAGACGATGATATTAATACTGCTGaagaaattgatgatgaagttCCTGTAAGTACAACATCAAAGCCACATCAGTATAAAACAATCAATCGAAGTAgaccaacaacaacatcatctaCAACAACTACAgatgcaacaacaacaacagagaCTCAAACAATCACTACAATTCCATcaagaatattaaaaacaaatgaaaaagaatttaattttgaggaTGAAGAAGATCCACGTGTTattaaagaattaattgatttaataaaaaaagctggTGGTTTAgaacaattagaaaaacaattaaattatcaaggtAAAGATAAAGCTGAAGGTAATGATAAAATGACACCAGCAACAATAACAAGAAGTTTATATGAACGAGTATTAAGTCGTCAAGCAACAAGATTTAGTGGTAGTTTTGGTGTAACAAGTccaagaacaacaacaacaacaaaattaaatacagtACAAAATGCTCCAGGTAATTCACAATTTGAAGGTCTTGATGATATACCTGAAGTTAAAAGTCGAAGAAGAATTGGTAAACCACAATATGTTACAATTGAACgtcaaaaaacaacaactgtATATGATAattctgatgatgaaaaagaagatACAATATCTGATGAAAAACAacaagataatgatgatgttgcaTCTACTGATGACAGTGAGATCAGCAATTTACCAGACCATATTGAGAATCAATCATCAACTAAAAAAGTATCTCCAAGTTATGTTAATATACGACGTTCAAGGCCAACAACACCTGc aAATGAAAATGATCTTGATGGTAGAAATGAATCTAGGGATGAGACTCCATCGAAATTTTTAAGCCAAGAAAGATACgacaa cattGAAAGTGAGGATAGTATCTcgaaagaagaagaagaagaagttaTGTCAAAGGAACAACCTGTTCAGAAATCTAG gtacAAAAATACCCATAATTTTAGAAGCACAACATTAAAATCCAGTGAGTCTTCAGTTGAGGATATAAAACCAGTCAACGAGTCTCCAATTGAGTCAACATCTTTGGAGCctgaaatttcgaaaaatcaatttatttcaattgtacaatcaacaacaattCCCACATCTTCAACAGAAGAATTTATACTAACTTCAATGGATTCatctgaagaaaaaatatcagtaactGAGCCATCAGTTCAACTTGTTGATAATTCAGTAActgaaattttattgacaactCTTCCAGTTCTTGCAAgtacaaaatcaacaacattatttaaatcatcaacaagCCCAGTAAATCCATCACGACCATATGGAGTATCAAGAAGAGGAcgaccaacaacaacaacgagtACAACAATCCAGCCAAGTTATACAGAATCAAGTAGAACAAAG gtCAAGCAGAAAAGTCATGAACTACCAACACTCAAGCAGCTGAttggtgaatttatttatactgatAATAATGTGGCAATAAGTAACATTACTGCTGCTACTTCTGGCACAACAAGTTCaccaatttatcaaaataataatgacctGAATGACGTACCTagtgttaaattaaatgaagaaaaaaaattacaaatatcacATGatgctaaaaattatttttcaaataaaaataatcatggtAAAAAAGTACCAGTTAAAATTCTTGGTTTTGGAGATTCTGAAAgtgataataatcatcaatttgcatttttaaatttaccagaTGGTGTTTTAATAccaaatagtaaaaaaaatatactgagAATTCAAGTTCTTGAGCAAGATGATAATGAAGAAGATAGtggttttaataaaattgaaaattatagaGTATCAAAAAGTCGTAGACTTTTGAATGATTCAAAGCCAAGAAAACGAGGATTAagagataatattaatacggAAGAGACTGTAAAACAAAATGTATCAAGAAGAAGAGTaacttcaaaaatttatactgttgaaaataaagatttGAATGAAACATCATCAACTGATGATTCAATCACAACATTAAAACCAACGAAAAATTCCACAACTTTGACAACAGCTATGAGAATTAATAGAGGATTTTttgttacaaaaaatattgatgaaataacAATGATTACAATGGCACCAACAACAAttgattcattaaatttatcaagtaattttgTAACCACTGAAATTCCATACACATCTGAGAGTATTatcaatgatgaattaaattttacaactaaatttgatgatttaacaactaaaaaaacaagtgCTGGATCAACTCTTGAATCATCTGATGATATGAAgacaacaacaaattttgCTGAGACTGATGAAGCATCGACAATATCAACAACTCGTCGTGATCAAGTAACAGATGTTCCTTTGGAGacattgatgatgaaatattttgatgaaacaACAATTACACCATCAtcacaagaaaataatgtaattatttcaTCAGAAAAATCAACAGAATTTCCAACAAACGAaagtttagaaaaattatcaagcaTTACGACTGAGAAAAATAGTGCTGATGATAAAACCACAATGATAtttgaaacaacaacaacagctatgccttcaagtaaatttacaaatgaagaaatatcaattataaaaacaacagaACTTTCTAGTAATGctgataatgaattaaatagtCTTCATCatgatcaaattaaaatagaaaaaagtacAGAAATTCCCACGACAGCTGAGCCAACAGAAATGGCAACATCCAATGTTAGTACAATGTTGGttaccaaaaaaattgatacatcAACGACAAcagaaataaatcaaataaaaactttaattgATATCAAAGAAGGAGAATCAAGTACCACTGAAAGTGGTTCATCAACTTCAACACATATTGAACAgtctcaaataaatattggatCTCGTTCTCGTTCACGTGGAAGAGTAAGGTTCCAAGAAGGaccaaaaattaaagataCATCTCGTTCACAAAGACCATCATCTAGACAATCATTTCGTCAACGTTCATCACTATCAAAAACTCCAAACAATACAAatcaaacaattgaaattCCTGTATTAATCCAAGAATCATCACCAAttaaacaagtaaataattcaactaaaaaaatatcttttcatAATAAACGTCGTAATTCTACCTCACGTAGTCGAGTGCAAACGTCTTCTACAACCATGCAAAGTTTCACAACTGATATTTCACAATTGgatataaacaacaatacaAAAAGTAAAGAAGATAATGCACCAATTGATGATCAGAACATCGCAGAAAGCAGTTATTCCGAAGGAGTTATTATACAGGAG atTCCAacattcatcaaaaataatcgAGTATTGTTAAGAAGACCAGCTTCATTAATTAGACCATCAGCATCACCAATTAAAa TTGGTCACACTTTGGATGAGCGTTTCTCCAGTAGAATTGATGCACGTAAaacagataaatattttgatgaaaatagtCGTGTTCAAGAGCTTGCTGATCCATCAACAGTCACCTCCACATTCCAAAcag GTAAAGATACATCAACAAGAGAGAGAGATGATCAAAAATCCCaatttattgaaacaatatttGTGCCAACTGAACCAACAATTATTATGagaacaacaacatcatcaccaAAACCAATAAGACAACgtcaaaaaacaattgatgcttttgataaaataaatcaaccaTTAAAACCAAGACAAGCAGCTATTAttgattatgattattatgttGATGAAGATTCAAAGCTATCATTAAAACctgagttgaaaaataaaatttacataacaCCTGTTGGAAGAATTGGTTGTTTAGATCAAGGAACATTTGCACATCCAACATcttgcaaaaaatttataac atgcACACAAAtggctaataaaaaaattacaccaaCTGAGTATACATGTCCAGCTAATTTATCATTCGATCCAGTTGGTGGAATATGCAATTGGTCAGCTGGTATTGGCTgcaataatcattaa